Part of the Candidatus Kaelpia aquatica genome, ATAGCGGTGAGTGGACTCGAACCACTGACAATACGGGTATGAGCCGTACGCTCTAACCAGCTGAGCTACACCGCCATAAAACTGAATTTAAATTATACCAGAATATTTATCAATTTAAAGAATGAAAAATCAAACCTTAACCACTGACACCATTTGAATCTCAACTGGAAGCTGCTTGTTTAATTCTTTTTTCAATCTATTCTCTTCTATATCTTCTTTTAATCTTATGAACAACTGCTCTCCATCACTCTCTATGCCAAGCTTAAGAGCCCTAATGAACTTAATCTTTGGTAACGGATGAAAACCCTGAGAATAAAACACATCTATGTTAGCCCGTCTTAAAACACGCTGAAAGAGATGCAATAAATCAAGATGTGATATAAACTTTAACAATCCTTTCTTTGTAAATGCAAGCTCATACTCTACCGACTCTTTCATGCTTTTCTTTGAATTAATTTTTTAAGATCCTCAACATCTAAAGAGTGGAGCATCGCCTGCTCATAATCTATATCACCATTCAAATAGAGATTGACCAAGCTCTGGTTCATAGTGCTCATACCCTCTGCCTGTGCATTCTGAAGTATTGATGCTATCTGATGAACCTTGCTCTCCCTGATCATGCTTTTCACCGCATGGCTTGCAATCATC contains:
- a CDS encoding TIGR03936 family radical SAM-associated protein; the protein is MKESVEYELAFTKKGLLKFISHLDLLHLFQRVLRRANIDVFYSQGFHPLPKIKFIRALKLGIESDGEQLFIRLKEDIEENRLKKELNKQLPVEIQMVSVVKV